The DNA window GCAGATCTTCTGCGTAGGACCAGCTCGTGGACTTATCGGCGCTCATGGGTATTCGCTTTCTGGGCGGCAGGGGGCGTGTTGCTTACAGCGTACTTGGTCCGGCGGCGCACGGCCGGAAGGTGACGGCGGGGTGGCCTGTGATGGCGGATACTGTTGCGCTTACGGCAAAAGGGGGACCCGCAGTCAGGAAATTCCCAGCCATCTTTGAAATGATGGTTATCCGCTCATCCAAGTGGTGATCGGCGCCGAACCAATGATGTCAACCACATCAGGCGTTAGTACATCCACGAGGGGAGTGGACGATGTCAGGATCAGTTGTGGCACCTGTCCCTACAATTGAAGAGCCCGCAGCCGACTGGGTCATGCCCACGTGGGAAGAAGTGGTGACCAACCACTCCGCCAAGGTCTACCGGCTTGCGTACCGGCTGACCGGCAACAAGTACGACGCCGAGGACCTGACCCAAGAAGTGTTCGTCAGGGTCTTCCGTTCCCTGGCCAACTTCAAGCCCGGGACGCTGGACGGCTGGCTGCACAGGATCACCACGAACCTCTTCCTGGACCAGGCGCGGCGCAAGAGCCGGATCCGCTTCGATGCCTTGGCGGAGGACGCCGAATCACGGCTGCCGGGCCGGGAGCCGGGGCCGGAGCAGAGCTTCGAACTCAACAACCTGGACCTCGACGTGCAGGCCGCCCTGGAGGAACTGCCGCCGGACTTCCGCGCCGCAGTGGTGCTGTGCGACCTGGAGGGCCTGTCCTACGACGAGGTCGCCGAGGCCCTGGGCGTGAAGCTCGGTACGGTGAGGTCGCGCATCCACCGTGGCCGGACCATGCTCCGCGAGAAGCTCGCCCACCGGGATCCGAGGCCCCAGCAGTCCCGCAAGCCGAGGTTGAAGTTGTCCCGCATCGCCGGCGTTCTCTGATCGGCGCCATGGTTCAGTTGCATCGCTTGCTGGGGGGGCTTAAAGACAAAACGGCATCTCTGCACGTCGCTGCGGCGCGCCATCCGAGGACGCCGGATCATCTCCGCCAGTGCAGCGAATGCGCCGCCGCGCTCCGGCGGCAGCGCCAGTACCTGGAAAGGCTCCGCGAGGCTGCCATCCCCGCGGCCAGCGACGATCCTGTCTCTTATACACATCTGGCCATGGCGCCCGCCGCGGCCGCTCCACGCACCAGCCCCTCAGGCTGGCAGGTCTTGCCGGCGGCGTCGCCGTCGTGGCCGCCGGGGCAGTCGCCGCGGGAGCCTACCTGTCCGCCGGAGAACCCCCGCAATATGCGGCCACCGCTGCTTCGGTGTCCGGCGACACCGGGCACACCGGCCCCGCTGACACTCCTGGCCAGGACGGTACCCCCGTCACCGGCGCGGCCGGGAACGGCCCGGCCGCCAGCGAGGCGGAAAACCGGCTGGCCAACCTGCGATCCCAGGGCTGGGCGTGTCCTGACCTTAAGGCCATGGGCTTCCGCCTGGTGTCAGCCACGACGACAGTGCGGGGCGGCCATCGCGCCGTGGTGCTGCGGCTCTCCGACGGCCGGCATCTGGCCACCATCCTGGAACAGCACTCCGCAACGCTCCCGGCCGAGGGGCAGGATGCGGCCGTTCCCACCCAGCCGGACTCACCTGTCAATCCGCTGACGGGTCACCCGGCCGGCCTCGACGGGTTCGTTGCAGTCGCTGCTGCCGGCAGTGAGGCGGGCGGAAGGCTCTGGATCAAGGCGGCGGCGCCCTGGAGCGCCATCTACGAGGCTTCCGGGACCACCTTCACCTACACGTCCGACCTTCCGGCCGAGGCAGCCGACGACGCCGTGGCAGCGCTGGCGGCGGCAGGCCTGGCAACGGATCCGGGACTCGTGGCGAACGCACGGCCGGACGCGGGCGCGGACCATGCCGGTACGGAATCCATCCTTGACCGCCTGGAACGCGGCCTCCGCAAGTTGGCGCGGCAGTTCCCGAAATGACATGCATCCCGGCTGTGCCGGCGGGCGGAATACGGCCGTGACCGGCATCAAATCGTCCCCACGTCCCAGGAGAGGGTAATCTTCCTAAAGTGTTTGGAATCAACGGCCCGGAGTTTATTCTGCTGCTGCTCATCGGCATTCTGGTGATCGGCCCCCAGCGGCTGCCCGAATACACCCAGAAGCTGACAAACCTGGTCCGCGAGGTGCGCCGGATGGCGTCCGGGGCGCGGGAGCAGATCAAGGAAGAAGTCGGCATCGACATCGATGAAGTCGACTGGAAGAAGTACGATCCGCGCCAGTACGATCCGCGCCGCATCATCAAGGAAGCGCTCCTCGACGACGACACGAAGCCGGTGAGCCCGGGCGGACCTTCCAGCGGGACCGCTGCCACCGCGGCCGCCGTTTCCGGCGCGGTAGCGGCTGGAGAATCGTCGCCGGAATCCC is part of the Arthrobacter sp. KBS0703 genome and encodes:
- a CDS encoding Sec-independent protein translocase TatB, translating into MFGINGPEFILLLLIGILVIGPQRLPEYTQKLTNLVREVRRMASGAREQIKEEVGIDIDEVDWKKYDPRQYDPRRIIKEALLDDDTKPVSPGGPSSGTAATAAAVSGAVAAGESSPESHIRPLLERLPDGVPAPFDTEAT
- the sigE gene encoding RNA polymerase sigma factor SigE; this translates as MSGSVVAPVPTIEEPAADWVMPTWEEVVTNHSAKVYRLAYRLTGNKYDAEDLTQEVFVRVFRSLANFKPGTLDGWLHRITTNLFLDQARRKSRIRFDALAEDAESRLPGREPGPEQSFELNNLDLDVQAALEELPPDFRAAVVLCDLEGLSYDEVAEALGVKLGTVRSRIHRGRTMLREKLAHRDPRPQQSRKPRLKLSRIAGVL